One window of Streptomyces sp. FIT100 genomic DNA carries:
- a CDS encoding Gfo/Idh/MocA family protein: MKVGCIGLGDIAQKAYLPVLTTRADVELHLHTRTPATLDRIAAAHHIPGDRCRTTLDSLLDRGLDAAFVHAPTPVHPEIVARLLEAGVPTYVDKPLAYELADSQRLVELSERTGTTLAVGFNRRFAPAYAQCAEHPRELILMRKNRVGLPEDPRTLVLDDFIHVVDTLRFLLPGPVEHTDVRARIRDGLMHHVVLQLSGDGFTAIGMMNRLNGSTEEILEVAGQDTKREVVNLAEVIDHKGQPTVRRRGDWVPVARQRGIEQSVLAFLDAVRAGKFLSAQDALLTHELCERVVRESLTQAS, translated from the coding sequence GTGAAGGTCGGCTGCATCGGGCTCGGGGACATCGCGCAGAAGGCGTACCTGCCGGTGCTCACCACCCGGGCGGACGTCGAACTGCATCTGCACACCCGGACCCCCGCCACCCTCGACCGGATCGCCGCGGCCCACCACATCCCCGGCGACCGCTGCCGCACCACCCTGGACTCGCTCCTCGACCGGGGTCTGGACGCCGCCTTCGTCCACGCGCCCACCCCCGTGCACCCCGAGATCGTGGCGCGGCTCCTGGAGGCCGGCGTGCCGACGTACGTCGACAAGCCGCTCGCTTACGAACTCGCGGACTCGCAGCGGCTGGTGGAACTGTCCGAGCGCACCGGGACGACGCTCGCCGTCGGCTTCAACCGCCGCTTCGCGCCCGCCTACGCCCAGTGCGCCGAGCACCCGCGCGAGCTGATCCTGATGCGCAAGAACCGGGTCGGTCTGCCCGAGGACCCGCGCACGCTCGTCCTCGACGATTTCATCCACGTCGTCGACACCCTGCGCTTCCTGCTGCCCGGCCCCGTGGAGCACACCGACGTACGGGCCAGGATCCGCGACGGGCTGATGCACCACGTCGTCCTCCAGCTCTCCGGCGACGGATTCACCGCCATCGGCATGATGAACCGGCTGAACGGCTCCACCGAGGAGATCCTCGAAGTCGCCGGACAGGACACCAAGCGCGAGGTGGTCAACCTCGCGGAAGTCATCGACCACAAGGGCCAGCCGACCGTGCGGCGGCGCGGCGACTGGGTGCCGGTGGCGCGACAGCGGGGCATCGAGCAGTCCGTCCTCGCCTTCCTCGACGCCGTGCGCGCCGGGAAGTTCCTCAGCGCTCAGGACGCGCTGCTGACCCATGAGCTGTGCGAGCGGGTGGTCCGGGAGTCCCTGACCCAGGCTTCCTGA
- a CDS encoding DinB family protein, with translation MTTTERTMVPTIAGEREMLEAWLDFHRETLAVKCAGLGDEQLRERSVPPSELSLLGLVRHMADVERNWFRRVLAAEDAPPLYYGKEDPDGEFHPTGEDTWEAAHGAWLAEIARARELAASRTLDDRTAGTNTSGEPFNLRWIYVHMIEEYARHNGHADLLRERIDGVTGF, from the coding sequence ATGACGACGACTGAACGCACCATGGTCCCCACCATTGCCGGCGAGCGCGAGATGCTGGAGGCCTGGCTCGACTTCCACCGGGAGACCCTCGCCGTGAAGTGCGCCGGGCTCGGCGACGAGCAGCTGCGGGAGAGGTCCGTCCCGCCGTCGGAGCTCTCGCTGCTCGGTCTCGTACGGCACATGGCGGACGTCGAGCGGAACTGGTTCCGCCGGGTCCTGGCCGCGGAGGACGCCCCTCCGCTGTACTACGGCAAGGAGGACCCGGACGGCGAGTTCCACCCGACCGGCGAGGACACCTGGGAAGCGGCGCACGGAGCCTGGCTGGCGGAGATCGCACGAGCCCGGGAGCTGGCCGCGTCGCGCACCCTGGACGACCGGACGGCCGGCACCAACACCAGCGGCGAGCCGTTCAACCTCCGCTGGATCTATGTCCACATGATCGAGGAGTACGCCCGGCACAACGGGCACGCGGACCTGCTCCGGGAGCGGATCGACGGCGTGACGGGCTTCTGA
- the ung gene encoding uracil-DNA glycosylase, with protein sequence MTDTDMLPESWRGVLGEELQKPYFKELVDFVEDERAKGPVYPPRDEVFAALDATPFDRVKVLILGQDPYHGEGQGHGLCFSVRPGVKTPPSLRNIYKEMQEELGHPVPDNGYLMPWARQGVLLLNAVLTVRAGEANSHKGKGWEKFTDAVIGAVASRPDPAVFVLWGNYAQKKLPLIDEERHVVVKGAHPSPLSAKKFFGSRPFTQINEAVAAQDHEPVDWRIPDLG encoded by the coding sequence GTGACCGACACCGACATGCTGCCCGAGTCCTGGCGCGGCGTCCTCGGCGAGGAGCTCCAGAAGCCGTACTTCAAGGAGCTCGTCGACTTCGTCGAGGACGAGCGCGCCAAGGGGCCGGTGTACCCGCCGCGCGACGAGGTCTTCGCGGCGCTGGACGCCACGCCCTTCGACCGGGTCAAGGTGCTGATCCTCGGCCAGGACCCGTATCACGGCGAAGGCCAGGGCCACGGCCTGTGCTTCTCGGTGCGCCCCGGCGTCAAGACCCCGCCCTCCCTGCGCAACATCTACAAGGAGATGCAGGAGGAGCTGGGCCACCCCGTGCCGGACAACGGATATCTGATGCCGTGGGCCCGGCAGGGCGTCCTGCTGCTGAACGCGGTGCTGACGGTGCGGGCGGGCGAGGCCAACTCCCACAAGGGCAAGGGCTGGGAGAAGTTCACCGACGCCGTGATCGGCGCGGTGGCCTCACGGCCCGACCCGGCGGTCTTCGTCCTCTGGGGCAACTACGCCCAGAAAAAGCTGCCGCTGATCGACGAGGAGCGCCATGTGGTGGTGAAGGGCGCCCACCCCTCGCCGCTCTCGGCGAAGAAGTTCTTCGGCTCCCGGCCCTTCACGCAGATCAACGAGGCCGTGGCCGCCCAGGACCATGAGCCGGTCGACTGGCGCATCCCCGATCTCGGCTGA